In Treponema vincentii, a single window of DNA contains:
- a CDS encoding ClbS/DfsB family four-helix bundle protein gives MPRPTTKADLIQAANEQFAKLWTLIGEMSDEEKSADIVPNERDKNVRDVLAHLYEWHCLLLNWIRSNTNRNPAPFLPVPYNWKTYPQMNVVFWEKHQNTSYTDAETMLKKTHKEVLALIETFSNEALFSKGTFDWTGTTTLGSYCVSATSSHYDWAIKDIKKALKKYRAR, from the coding sequence ATGCCAAGACCTACCACCAAAGCCGATTTAATCCAAGCCGCAAATGAACAATTCGCAAAACTGTGGACGTTAATCGGCGAAATGTCCGACGAAGAAAAGAGCGCCGATATTGTTCCGAACGAACGCGATAAAAACGTGCGGGATGTTTTGGCGCACCTCTATGAGTGGCACTGTCTTCTGCTGAATTGGATACGGTCAAACACAAACAGGAATCCTGCCCCTTTTTTGCCGGTGCCCTATAATTGGAAAACCTATCCTCAGATGAATGTTGTTTTTTGGGAAAAACATCAAAACACATCATATACCGATGCGGAAACAATGCTCAAAAAAACACACAAAGAGGTGCTGGCGCTTATCGAAACATTTTCCAATGAAGCCCTTTTTTCCAAAGGTACTTTCGATTGGACGGGCACAACGACGCTCGGCAGCTATTGCGTATCTGCAACATCGAGTCATTATGATTGGGCTATTAAGGATATTAAAAAAGCGTTGAAAAAATATAGAGCACGATAA
- a CDS encoding helix-turn-helix transcriptional regulator codes for MRSERLFEIVFILLNQKRTTAQELAKKFAVSIRTVYRDIDILSCAGIPVYTVQGTGGGIFIDETYIINKSIVTQEEQDKILLALQCLSPIDEVHTESILNRLSAVFQRNADWVKVDYSRWENKNDTSVFDTVKQAILECRALRIEYLSSYGEKTERTIYPLRLLFKSKAWYVESLCTDKNAYRFFRLNRMVSVMQTVSTFKRTELLNKLPDRTDYSDALTLTNIKLKCTAGIAYRFYDEFPPDLITKNMDGSYTLSVYLPIDHWLYGFILSLGTEVEILEPENLKKGIIDSAEKIAAHHKKV; via the coding sequence ATGCGTTCCGAACGGCTTTTTGAAATCGTCTTTATTCTCCTCAATCAAAAACGAACAACGGCACAGGAGCTTGCGAAAAAATTTGCTGTATCGATTCGTACCGTGTATCGTGATATTGATATTTTAAGCTGTGCCGGTATTCCGGTGTATACGGTGCAGGGGACAGGCGGCGGAATTTTTATTGACGAAACATACATCATCAATAAATCGATTGTAACACAAGAAGAGCAGGATAAAATTCTGCTCGCCCTGCAATGTTTGTCGCCTATTGACGAGGTACATACCGAATCGATTTTAAACCGGTTATCTGCTGTCTTTCAGCGTAATGCCGATTGGGTTAAGGTTGATTACTCCCGCTGGGAAAACAAAAACGACACGTCCGTTTTCGATACGGTTAAACAAGCTATCTTGGAATGCCGTGCACTTCGCATTGAATATCTCAGTTCCTATGGAGAAAAAACTGAGCGTACAATTTATCCGCTTCGCCTTTTGTTTAAATCCAAGGCGTGGTACGTTGAAAGTTTGTGTACCGACAAAAATGCTTATCGGTTTTTCCGGTTAAACCGTATGGTTTCCGTTATGCAGACAGTAAGCACATTTAAGCGTACGGAATTGCTCAACAAGCTACCTGACCGTACAGACTATTCCGATGCTCTGACGCTTACGAACATAAAATTAAAATGCACCGCCGGAATCGCCTATCGGTTTTATGATGAATTTCCTCCCGATCTTATCACAAAAAATATGGACGGCTCGTATACGCTTTCAGTATATCTTCCGATCGATCATTGGCTGTACGGATTTATTTTGTCGCTCGGTACCGAGGTAGAAATCCTTGAACCGGAAAACCTAAAAAAAGGAATAATCGATTCCGCTGAAAAAATAGCGGCGCACCATAAAAAAGTTTAA